A section of the Triplophysa dalaica isolate WHDGS20190420 chromosome 8, ASM1584641v1, whole genome shotgun sequence genome encodes:
- the hao2 gene encoding hydroxyacid oxidase 2 isoform X1, whose translation MFCFFFSKGEGPLCSRAGMTMVCLNDFEEYAKQHLSKSTWDYYAAGADECYTRDDNLLAYKRIRFRPRILRDVSVSDTRTTVLGTEINFPVGIAPTGFHCLAWYEGEMATARATEAVNTCYITSTYSTCSVEEISAAAPNGYRWFQLYLYRDRKLSEQIVRRVEALGYKALVLTVDVPYTGKRRNDIRNQFKLPPHLKVKNFDGMFQEQKSCVEEYGVPANTLDPSISWKDVSWLQSLTHLPMIIKGILTKEDAELAVEHGVQGIIVSNHGGRQLDGGPATIDCLPEIVEAVQGRVEVYMDGGIRTGSDVLKAIALGAKCVFIGRPAIWGLAYKGEEGVKEVLQMLQDEFRLSMALSGCRNVSEINRSLIQFSRL comes from the exons atgttttgttttttcttctccaAGGGAGAAGGTCCGCTGTGCAGTCGTGCAGGCATGACTATGGTTTGTCTCAACGATTTTGAGGAGTATGCCAAACAACATCTCTCAAAATCCACATGGGACTATTATGCTGCTGGAGCTGATGAATGTTACACTAGAGATGACAACTTGCTGGCTTACAAACG GATCCGCTTTAGGCCAAGGATTTTACGTGACGTGTCGGTCAGCGACACTAGGACCACGGTACTAGGAACTGAGATCAATTTCCCTGTGGGAATTGCACCCACGGGCTTCCACTGCCTGGCGTGGTATGAGGGAGAAATGGCCACGGCCAGAG CCACTGAAGCGGTGAACACTTGCTATATAACAAGCACATACTCCACATGCTCTGTGGAGGAGATCTCTGCCGCAGCACCCAACGGTTACCGCTGGTTTCAGCTGTACCTATACCGTGACCGTAAACTATCAGAGCAGATTGTGCGAAGAGTGGAAGCGCTCGGTTATAAGGCCCTGGTGCTCACAGTGGATGTACCCTATACTGGTAAACGGCGCAATGACATCCGCAACCAGTTTAAACTCCCTCCTCACCTGAAGGTCAAGAACTTTGATGGGATGTTTCAG GAGCAAAAAAGCTGCGTTGAAGAATATGGGGTCCCGGCTAACACATTAGATCCATCAATCAGCTGGAAGGATGTGAGCTGGCTCCAGTCTCTAACACATCTCCCTATGATCATTAAGGGCATCctcacaaaagaagatgcaGAGCTAGCTGTAGAGCATGGGGTCCAAGGCATAATTGTGTCAAATCATGGAGGCCGACAACTAGATGGAGGACCCGCGACA ATAGATTGTCTGCCTGAGATAGTAGAAGCAGTGCAGGGCCGTGTTGAGGTCTACATGGACGGGGGCATCCGCACGGGCAGCGATGTGCTGAAGGCTATAGCCTTGGGAgccaaatgtgtgtttattggcAGACCGGCAATCTGGGGCCTCGCTTACAAG GGGGAGGAAGGAGTAAAGGAGGTGTTGCAGATGCTGCAAGATGAGTTCCGTTTATCTATGGCGTTATCAG GTTGCAGAAATGTTTCTGAGATCAACAGGAGCCTCATTCAGTTCTCCAGACTTTGA
- the hao2 gene encoding hydroxyacid oxidase 2 isoform X2 has protein sequence MTMVCLNDFEEYAKQHLSKSTWDYYAAGADECYTRDDNLLAYKRIRFRPRILRDVSVSDTRTTVLGTEINFPVGIAPTGFHCLAWYEGEMATARATEAVNTCYITSTYSTCSVEEISAAAPNGYRWFQLYLYRDRKLSEQIVRRVEALGYKALVLTVDVPYTGKRRNDIRNQFKLPPHLKVKNFDGMFQEQKSCVEEYGVPANTLDPSISWKDVSWLQSLTHLPMIIKGILTKEDAELAVEHGVQGIIVSNHGGRQLDGGPATIDCLPEIVEAVQGRVEVYMDGGIRTGSDVLKAIALGAKCVFIGRPAIWGLAYKGEEGVKEVLQMLQDEFRLSMALSGCRNVSEINRSLIQFSRL, from the exons ATGACTATGGTTTGTCTCAACGATTTTGAGGAGTATGCCAAACAACATCTCTCAAAATCCACATGGGACTATTATGCTGCTGGAGCTGATGAATGTTACACTAGAGATGACAACTTGCTGGCTTACAAACG GATCCGCTTTAGGCCAAGGATTTTACGTGACGTGTCGGTCAGCGACACTAGGACCACGGTACTAGGAACTGAGATCAATTTCCCTGTGGGAATTGCACCCACGGGCTTCCACTGCCTGGCGTGGTATGAGGGAGAAATGGCCACGGCCAGAG CCACTGAAGCGGTGAACACTTGCTATATAACAAGCACATACTCCACATGCTCTGTGGAGGAGATCTCTGCCGCAGCACCCAACGGTTACCGCTGGTTTCAGCTGTACCTATACCGTGACCGTAAACTATCAGAGCAGATTGTGCGAAGAGTGGAAGCGCTCGGTTATAAGGCCCTGGTGCTCACAGTGGATGTACCCTATACTGGTAAACGGCGCAATGACATCCGCAACCAGTTTAAACTCCCTCCTCACCTGAAGGTCAAGAACTTTGATGGGATGTTTCAG GAGCAAAAAAGCTGCGTTGAAGAATATGGGGTCCCGGCTAACACATTAGATCCATCAATCAGCTGGAAGGATGTGAGCTGGCTCCAGTCTCTAACACATCTCCCTATGATCATTAAGGGCATCctcacaaaagaagatgcaGAGCTAGCTGTAGAGCATGGGGTCCAAGGCATAATTGTGTCAAATCATGGAGGCCGACAACTAGATGGAGGACCCGCGACA ATAGATTGTCTGCCTGAGATAGTAGAAGCAGTGCAGGGCCGTGTTGAGGTCTACATGGACGGGGGCATCCGCACGGGCAGCGATGTGCTGAAGGCTATAGCCTTGGGAgccaaatgtgtgtttattggcAGACCGGCAATCTGGGGCCTCGCTTACAAG GGGGAGGAAGGAGTAAAGGAGGTGTTGCAGATGCTGCAAGATGAGTTCCGTTTATCTATGGCGTTATCAG GTTGCAGAAATGTTTCTGAGATCAACAGGAGCCTCATTCAGTTCTCCAGACTTTGA
- the si:rp71-68n21.9 gene encoding kelch-like protein 9 isoform X2, giving the protein MGGEEGKLSRRLSRIGSRSQREPPRPPPQADKPPTAAPPRSAESAQKPPEAAPKPSEPAPKPLVITSKPPVAQKPAAPPRPQIQVFNSGEHGAAMLNGLDHFRSDETLCDVTLVPGDSNETFPVHRVIMASASDYFKAMFTGGMKEQELREIKLHGVSTAGLKNIIEFIYTSRLSLSLGTLQDTLEAASFLQVLPVLSFCNQLLSSEITTENCLEVERIARDLLLEDVLTNVHTFVCENFSDLVESGRMLLLSEASMTYTLSSDSLKGFNEMELYRIARAWLSHKPSERRSNAYALMRHIRFPLMSPAELLQISQEDQMEDGSNKGKELEESFMRSNTACVNLLLEASNYQMLPFLQPTLQTERTRIRSDSTHLVVLGGVMRQQLVVSKELRLYDEEGGGTWKALQPMEVPRYQHGVALLGEFLYIVGGQSTYDTKGKTAVDSAYRYDPRFDRWLQVACLNEKRTFFHLSALKGKLYAVGGRNATGEIDSVECYNLNKNEWSFVAPMCEPHYGHAGTVHGGRMYVSGGITRDAFQKELVCYDPDRDVWSRRADMMELRGLHCMCTVGDRLYVMGGNHFRGTNDYDDVLSCEFYSPATDQWTVVAPMPRGQSDVGVTVFKGRIYVVGGYSWNSRCMVDIVQCYDPEKDEWEKVFSVLEPLGGIRACTMTVHCPKGSEDEVHMQECPLPTSKN; this is encoded by the exons ATGGG TGGAGAGGAAGGAAAACTTTCACGAAGACTTTCACGAATAGGAAGCAGATCACAGCGGGAGCCTCCACGACCTCCTCCTCAAGCAGACAAGCCCCCAACAGCTGCTCCCCCAAGATCAGCTGAGAGTGCTCAAAAACCTCCAGAAGCTGCCCCAAAACCTTCGGAACCTGCACCAAAACCACTAGTTATCACCTCCAAACCACCAGTGGCCCAAAAGCCAGCTGCCCCTCCAAGGCCACAGATACAAGTGTTCAACAGCGGAGAGCATGGGGCTGCTATGCTGAAT GGGTTGGATCATTTCCGTTCTGATGAGACGCTGTGTGATGTCACTTTGGTTCCTGGGGATAGCAATGAAACTTTTCCAGTTCACAGAGTCATTATGGCTTCGGCCAGTGACTACTTCAAGGCCATGTTCACAG GAGGCATGAAAGAGCAGGAGTTGAGGGAGATCAAGCTCCATGGCGTGAGCACTGCAGGCCTGAAGAACATCATCGAGTTCATCTACACATCTCGGCTAAGCCTAAGTCTCGGGACCCTCCAGGACACATTAGAGGCAGCGAGCTTCCTCCAGGTGCTTCCCGTTCTCAGCTTCTGCAACCAGCTTCTCAGCAGTGAG ATCACCACAGAAAACTGCTTGGAAGTTGAGCGCATTGCCAGAGATCTTCTCCTTGAAGATGTCCTAACAAACGTCCACACGTTTGTGTGCGAGAACTTTTCTGATCTGGTGGAGAGTGGCCGGATGCTGCTGTTGTCCGAAGCAAGCATGACGTACACTCTTTCCAGCGACTCGCTGAAAGGTTTCAATGAGATGGAGCTCTACCGCATCGCCCGTGCATGGCTATCTCATAAACCCAGCGAGCGCCGTTCCAACGCTTACGCCTTGATGCGACACATCCGCTTCCCTTTGATGTCCCCTGCCGAACTTCTCCAGATCTCTCAGGAGGACCAGATGGAAGATGGGTCAAACAAAGGAAAGGAGTTAGAGGAGTCCTTCATGCGATCCAATACAGCCTGCGTCAACCTTCTTCTGGAGGCCAGCAACTACCAGATGTTACCTTTCCTCCAGCCGACGCTGCAGACGGAACGCACTCGGATTCGATCCGATTCCACACACCTGGTGGTTCTGGGAGGTGTGATGCGGCAGCAACTAGTGGTGAGCAAAGAGCTTCGGTTGTACGATGAGGAGGGTGGAGGAACCTGGAAAGCCCTCCAACCCATGGAGGTGCCACGTTACCAGCATGGCGTGGCCCTGCTCGGCGAATTCCTTTACATCGTGGGTGGTCAGAGTACTTATGACACCAAAGGTAAAACAGCTGTGGACAGTGCATACAGATACGACCCTCGCTTTGATCGCTGGTTGCAGGTGGCTTGTCTGAATGAAAAGAGGACGTTCTTCCATCTCAGTGCTCTTAAGGGAAAGCTCTACGCTGTTGGTGGGAGAAATGCCACAGGCGAGATTG ATTCTGTGGAGTGCTACAATTTGAACAAGAACGAATGGAGTTTTGTTGCACCGATGTGTGAACCTCACTATGGACATGCAGGCACGGTACATGGAGGTCGGATGTACGTCTCGG GTGGTATTACAAGAGATGCTTTCCAAAAAGAGTTGGTGTGCTATGACCCTGACAGAGACGTGTGGAGCAGACGTGCCGACATGATGGAGCTTCGTGGCCTCCACTGCATGTGCACCGTGGGCGACCGCCTCTACGTCATGGGCGGCAACCACTTCCGCGGAACAAATGACTATGATGATGTGCTAAGCTGCGAATTCTACAGCCCTGCAACTGACCAGTGGACAGTGGTGGCACCAATGCCCAGGGGTCAGAGCGACGTTGGGGTGACCGTGTTTAAGGGCCGTATCTATGTGGTGGGTGGTTACTCCTGGAACAGTAGGTGCATGGTGGATATTGTGCAGTGTTATGACCCTGAAAAGGATGAGTGGGAGAAGGTCTTCAGTGTCCTGGAGCCTCTCGGAGGTATCCGGGCCTGTACTATGACTGTTCATTGTCCGAAGGGTTCTGAGGATGAGGTTCATATGCAAGAGTGTCCGCTACCAACATCCAAAAACTGA
- the si:rp71-68n21.9 gene encoding kelch-like protein 9 isoform X1, whose protein sequence is MGNSGEEGKLSRRLSRIGSRSQREPPRPPPQADKPPTAAPPRSAESAQKPPEAAPKPSEPAPKPLVITSKPPVAQKPAAPPRPQIQVFNSGEHGAAMLNGLDHFRSDETLCDVTLVPGDSNETFPVHRVIMASASDYFKAMFTGGMKEQELREIKLHGVSTAGLKNIIEFIYTSRLSLSLGTLQDTLEAASFLQVLPVLSFCNQLLSSEITTENCLEVERIARDLLLEDVLTNVHTFVCENFSDLVESGRMLLLSEASMTYTLSSDSLKGFNEMELYRIARAWLSHKPSERRSNAYALMRHIRFPLMSPAELLQISQEDQMEDGSNKGKELEESFMRSNTACVNLLLEASNYQMLPFLQPTLQTERTRIRSDSTHLVVLGGVMRQQLVVSKELRLYDEEGGGTWKALQPMEVPRYQHGVALLGEFLYIVGGQSTYDTKGKTAVDSAYRYDPRFDRWLQVACLNEKRTFFHLSALKGKLYAVGGRNATGEIDSVECYNLNKNEWSFVAPMCEPHYGHAGTVHGGRMYVSGGITRDAFQKELVCYDPDRDVWSRRADMMELRGLHCMCTVGDRLYVMGGNHFRGTNDYDDVLSCEFYSPATDQWTVVAPMPRGQSDVGVTVFKGRIYVVGGYSWNSRCMVDIVQCYDPEKDEWEKVFSVLEPLGGIRACTMTVHCPKGSEDEVHMQECPLPTSKN, encoded by the exons ATGGG AAACAGTGGAGAGGAAGGAAAACTTTCACGAAGACTTTCACGAATAGGAAGCAGATCACAGCGGGAGCCTCCACGACCTCCTCCTCAAGCAGACAAGCCCCCAACAGCTGCTCCCCCAAGATCAGCTGAGAGTGCTCAAAAACCTCCAGAAGCTGCCCCAAAACCTTCGGAACCTGCACCAAAACCACTAGTTATCACCTCCAAACCACCAGTGGCCCAAAAGCCAGCTGCCCCTCCAAGGCCACAGATACAAGTGTTCAACAGCGGAGAGCATGGGGCTGCTATGCTGAAT GGGTTGGATCATTTCCGTTCTGATGAGACGCTGTGTGATGTCACTTTGGTTCCTGGGGATAGCAATGAAACTTTTCCAGTTCACAGAGTCATTATGGCTTCGGCCAGTGACTACTTCAAGGCCATGTTCACAG GAGGCATGAAAGAGCAGGAGTTGAGGGAGATCAAGCTCCATGGCGTGAGCACTGCAGGCCTGAAGAACATCATCGAGTTCATCTACACATCTCGGCTAAGCCTAAGTCTCGGGACCCTCCAGGACACATTAGAGGCAGCGAGCTTCCTCCAGGTGCTTCCCGTTCTCAGCTTCTGCAACCAGCTTCTCAGCAGTGAG ATCACCACAGAAAACTGCTTGGAAGTTGAGCGCATTGCCAGAGATCTTCTCCTTGAAGATGTCCTAACAAACGTCCACACGTTTGTGTGCGAGAACTTTTCTGATCTGGTGGAGAGTGGCCGGATGCTGCTGTTGTCCGAAGCAAGCATGACGTACACTCTTTCCAGCGACTCGCTGAAAGGTTTCAATGAGATGGAGCTCTACCGCATCGCCCGTGCATGGCTATCTCATAAACCCAGCGAGCGCCGTTCCAACGCTTACGCCTTGATGCGACACATCCGCTTCCCTTTGATGTCCCCTGCCGAACTTCTCCAGATCTCTCAGGAGGACCAGATGGAAGATGGGTCAAACAAAGGAAAGGAGTTAGAGGAGTCCTTCATGCGATCCAATACAGCCTGCGTCAACCTTCTTCTGGAGGCCAGCAACTACCAGATGTTACCTTTCCTCCAGCCGACGCTGCAGACGGAACGCACTCGGATTCGATCCGATTCCACACACCTGGTGGTTCTGGGAGGTGTGATGCGGCAGCAACTAGTGGTGAGCAAAGAGCTTCGGTTGTACGATGAGGAGGGTGGAGGAACCTGGAAAGCCCTCCAACCCATGGAGGTGCCACGTTACCAGCATGGCGTGGCCCTGCTCGGCGAATTCCTTTACATCGTGGGTGGTCAGAGTACTTATGACACCAAAGGTAAAACAGCTGTGGACAGTGCATACAGATACGACCCTCGCTTTGATCGCTGGTTGCAGGTGGCTTGTCTGAATGAAAAGAGGACGTTCTTCCATCTCAGTGCTCTTAAGGGAAAGCTCTACGCTGTTGGTGGGAGAAATGCCACAGGCGAGATTG ATTCTGTGGAGTGCTACAATTTGAACAAGAACGAATGGAGTTTTGTTGCACCGATGTGTGAACCTCACTATGGACATGCAGGCACGGTACATGGAGGTCGGATGTACGTCTCGG GTGGTATTACAAGAGATGCTTTCCAAAAAGAGTTGGTGTGCTATGACCCTGACAGAGACGTGTGGAGCAGACGTGCCGACATGATGGAGCTTCGTGGCCTCCACTGCATGTGCACCGTGGGCGACCGCCTCTACGTCATGGGCGGCAACCACTTCCGCGGAACAAATGACTATGATGATGTGCTAAGCTGCGAATTCTACAGCCCTGCAACTGACCAGTGGACAGTGGTGGCACCAATGCCCAGGGGTCAGAGCGACGTTGGGGTGACCGTGTTTAAGGGCCGTATCTATGTGGTGGGTGGTTACTCCTGGAACAGTAGGTGCATGGTGGATATTGTGCAGTGTTATGACCCTGAAAAGGATGAGTGGGAGAAGGTCTTCAGTGTCCTGGAGCCTCTCGGAGGTATCCGGGCCTGTACTATGACTGTTCATTGTCCGAAGGGTTCTGAGGATGAGGTTCATATGCAAGAGTGTCCGCTACCAACATCCAAAAACTGA
- the hsd3b1 gene encoding hydroxy-delta-5-steroid dehydrogenase, 3 beta- and steroid delta-isomerase 1 has product MSLAGEVCVVTGACGFLGEKLVRLLLKEEKLAEIRLLDRNIRSELIQSLDDCRGDTKLSVFEGDIRECELLRRACSGAALVFHTASLVDVTGAIEYSELYGVNVKGTQLLIETCIQENLASFIYTSSIEVAGPNPRGDPIINGNENTPYTSILKFSYSKTKDEAEQICLQANGEILRNGGRLATCALRPMYIFGEGCRFTLGHMRDGISNGNMLLRISSREAKVNPVYVGNVAYAHLLAAQALRDHQKRAVMGGNFYYISDDTPPVSYSDFNYAVLSTLGFGMRERHILPLPLLYLLSYFMELLQVVLSPFLRFTPPLNRQLLTMLNTPFSFSYQKAHRDFGYSPRYDWEEARRRTTEWLASVLPTERQQLNSK; this is encoded by the exons ATGTCATTGGCAGGAGAAGTATGTGTGGTGACAGGAGCGTGTGGGTTTCTGGGAGAAAAGCTTGTCAGACTGTTGCTAAAGGAGGAAAAGCTTGCTGAAATCCGACTGCTGGACAGAAACATACGTTCGGAGCTAATACAGTCTCTTGATG ATTGCAGAGGAGATACTAAACTGAGTGTGTTTGAGGGAGACATCAGAGAGTGTGAGCTGTTGAGAAGAGCCTGCAGTGGAGCAGCACTTGTTTTTCACACTGCATCTCTCGTCGATGTCACTGGAGCGATAGAGTACAGTGAATTATATGGTGTCAATGTTAAAG GAACGCAACTACTGATTGAGACTTGCATACAGGAGAATCTGGCCTCATTCATTTACACAAGCAGCATTGAGGTTGCTGGTCCAAATCCTCGCGGTGATCCAATCATCAACGGCAATGAGAACACACCTTACACCTCAATTCTTAAATTTAGTTACAGCAAAACCAAAGATGAGGCTGAACAGATTTGCCTTCAGGCTAATGGAGAGATTCTGCGCAACGGAGGCCGGCTGGCTACCTGTGCATTAAGACCCATGTACATCTTCGGAGAGGGTTGTCGCTTTACATTAGGTCACATGAGGGATGGAATCAGCAATGGAAACATGCTGCTTAGAATCTCAAGTCGTGAGGCAAAAGTGAATCCTGTTTATGTGGGAAACGTAGCATATGCACATCTGCTAGCTGCGCAAGCCCTCAGAGATCACCAAAAGAGGGCAGTGATGGGTGGAAACTTCTACTACATCTCAGATGACACCCCACCTGTCAGCTACTCAGACTTTAACTACGCTGTTCTTTCAACTTTAGGCTTTGGGATGCGAGAGAGACATATTTTGCCCCTCCCCCTTCTCTATCTGCTGTCATACTTCATGGAATTACTACAGGTTGTGCTCAGCCCCTTTCTGAGATTCACCCCACCCTTAAATCGACAGCTACTGACCATGTTAAACACACCCTTTAGTTTCTCATATCAAAAGGCCCACAGAGATTTTGGATATAGCCCTCGCTATGACTGGGAAGAGGCACGCAGACGCACTACTGAATGGCTAGCATCTGTCCTGCCTACAGAGAGACAACAATTgaactcaaaataa